A single genomic interval of Sulfurovum sp. TSL6 harbors:
- the recR gene encoding recombination mediator RecR, producing the protein MKHYKIEAFENLVEAFGSLPSIGKKTAIRLAYHAVMEDGFAAMKLAHALETGVNAIQKCSKCHNMSEDELCSICSDPYRDNTKLCIVQSAKDILTIEESGQFDGVYYVVTEVHDLDDAHLFYAVGGVDEIIFAFPPSIATDTMILYIEDKLKGLDIHFTKIAQGVPTGVELDNIDVMSLSRALEARVKI; encoded by the coding sequence ATGAAACACTACAAGATAGAAGCATTTGAAAATTTGGTGGAGGCTTTTGGTTCTTTGCCCTCCATTGGTAAGAAAACAGCAATTCGCTTAGCCTATCATGCGGTCATGGAAGATGGGTTTGCTGCCATGAAATTGGCCCATGCATTGGAAACCGGGGTCAATGCTATCCAAAAGTGCAGCAAATGTCATAATATGAGTGAAGATGAACTGTGCAGTATCTGTTCTGATCCTTATCGTGATAATACAAAACTTTGCATTGTGCAAAGTGCTAAAGATATCTTGACCATTGAAGAGAGCGGACAGTTCGATGGTGTCTATTATGTGGTTACAGAAGTACATGATCTGGATGACGCACATTTGTTCTATGCCGTAGGAGGTGTAGATGAGATCATCTTTGCTTTCCCTCCGAGTATTGCTACAGATACGATGATACTTTATATAGAAGATAAGCTTAAAGGTCTTGATATACACTTTACCAAGATAGCGCAAGGTGTTCCTACAGGGGTAGAGTTGGATAATATAGATGTGATGTCACTCTCACGCGCATTAGAAGCGAGAGTGAAGATCTAG
- a CDS encoding Dabb family protein gives MVVHIVTFKFKEENKKANIIQAKQMLENLMGAVPSLRSIDVGVNFSTEERAMDLSIITVFESKEGLDAYAIHPEHLKVVDFIKTVVEYSKVVDYERA, from the coding sequence ATGGTTGTACATATCGTTACATTTAAATTTAAAGAAGAAAATAAAAAGGCCAATATCATACAGGCAAAACAAATGTTGGAAAATCTCATGGGTGCTGTACCTTCACTGAGAAGTATCGATGTCGGGGTGAATTTTTCTACAGAAGAACGCGCAATGGACCTAAGCATCATAACTGTATTTGAAAGCAAAGAAGGATTGGATGCTTATGCCATACACCCTGAACATCTTAAGGTAGTGGACTTCATAAAGACAGTCGTCGAATACTCCAAAGTAGTGGATTACGAACGCGCCTAA
- the dnaJ gene encoding molecular chaperone DnaJ, which translates to MTDLDYYEVLEVSKDCSGAELKKSYRKLAMKYHPDRNPDDKEAEDKFKIVNEAYQVLSDEEKRAVYDRYGKAGLEGQGGMGGGFGGANMDDIMDIFNSMFGGSGGGFGGGFGRTRRDPGQKYALDFEIELPLKFHEAVFGCEKKIDIRYKTPCTDCKGTGAKDAKLETCDYCQGQGQVLMRQGPMQFAQTCPKCHGQGQSIKEECGSCHGKGYHEEEDTVTVNIPAGVDSGNRLRAQGYGNEAINGQRGDLYLTFHVEEDENFIRNGNDIYIEVPVFFTQAILGETISIPALDGELELELKQSTKDKEQFVFDGEGITDVHGGRKGRLIAQVRMVLPKKINDEQKELLEKLQDSYGVESRPHKSAFDSAFDRVKNWFKS; encoded by the coding sequence ATGACAGATTTAGATTATTATGAAGTACTTGAAGTAAGTAAAGACTGTTCAGGTGCTGAGCTTAAAAAATCATACAGAAAACTGGCGATGAAATATCATCCAGACAGAAATCCTGATGATAAAGAAGCTGAAGATAAGTTCAAAATAGTCAACGAAGCCTATCAAGTACTCAGTGATGAAGAAAAAAGAGCGGTTTATGATCGTTACGGTAAAGCAGGTCTTGAAGGCCAAGGTGGTATGGGTGGCGGATTCGGCGGTGCAAATATGGATGACATCATGGATATCTTTAACTCTATGTTTGGTGGTTCCGGTGGTGGATTTGGCGGAGGTTTCGGTCGAACACGTAGAGACCCGGGCCAAAAATATGCACTCGATTTTGAAATAGAACTTCCATTAAAATTCCATGAAGCTGTCTTTGGTTGCGAAAAGAAGATAGACATCCGTTATAAAACACCTTGTACAGATTGTAAAGGTACGGGTGCAAAAGATGCAAAACTAGAGACGTGTGACTACTGTCAAGGTCAAGGCCAGGTACTAATGAGACAAGGACCTATGCAGTTTGCACAAACATGTCCGAAATGCCATGGTCAAGGACAAAGTATAAAAGAAGAGTGTGGAAGCTGTCATGGTAAAGGATATCATGAAGAAGAAGACACAGTCACTGTAAATATTCCTGCTGGTGTAGACTCAGGGAACCGTCTCAGAGCACAAGGTTATGGTAACGAAGCTATCAATGGACAACGTGGTGACCTCTACCTTACTTTCCATGTAGAAGAAGATGAAAACTTTATCCGAAATGGAAATGATATCTATATAGAAGTACCTGTATTCTTTACACAAGCTATACTAGGAGAAACTATCTCTATCCCTGCGCTTGATGGTGAATTGGAACTGGAACTTAAACAAAGCACCAAAGATAAAGAGCAATTTGTCTTCGACGGTGAGGGTATCACAGATGTACATGGCGGACGCAAAGGCCGTCTTATCGCACAGGTTCGTATGGTCTTACCTAAGAAGATCAATGATGAGCAAAAAGAACTCCTTGAAAAACTCCAGGATAGTTATGGTGTAGAGAGCCGTCCACATAAAAGTGCTTTTGATTCTGCATTTGACAGAGTAAAAAATTGGTTTAAAAGCTAA
- a CDS encoding ferritin-like domain-containing protein, whose translation MAVRGNSIIKGLDIKEIITMLNKAYADEWLAYYQYFIEAKVIKGIMKDAAIAELTQHATDELRHANMIADRILQLGGTPLLHPQEWFTHTNCGYEEPKDFDVVSILEDSIKGEQCAISVYSELTDMTRDKDIVTYDIVSEILADEVEHEEDLQALHDDISEFVVSLKNKL comes from the coding sequence ATGGCAGTAAGAGGAAATTCGATTATCAAAGGTTTAGATATCAAAGAGATTATTACCATGCTCAACAAAGCGTATGCGGATGAATGGTTAGCTTATTATCAATATTTCATTGAAGCAAAAGTTATCAAAGGTATTATGAAAGATGCAGCAATAGCAGAACTCACACAACATGCTACAGATGAACTCAGACATGCAAATATGATAGCAGACAGGATTCTCCAACTTGGCGGAACTCCTCTCCTTCATCCACAAGAGTGGTTTACGCATACGAACTGTGGATATGAAGAACCAAAAGATTTTGATGTCGTGAGTATCCTTGAAGATTCAATTAAAGGGGAGCAGTGTGCGATATCAGTCTATTCTGAACTTACTGATATGACACGGGATAAAGATATAGTGACCTATGATATCGTCTCGGAAATACTTGCAGATGAAGTAGAACACGAAGAAGATCTTCAGGCACTCCATGATGATATCAGTGAGTTTGTAGTGAGTCTCAAGAATAAGCTCTAA